The nucleotide sequence GACGGCGGTGGCGGCGTTTTCTGTCGGCGCGGTGGTTACGGGCCAGTGGCAAACGGGCCTGTTGGCGGCCTTCTTCGTTGCCTTGATCGGCAATCTCGCAGGCCCGCGGGAATGGTTCGCCCGCCACGCCATCGGCTTCGATTACTTTTGGGCAACATCGCGCGTCATCCGGGATACGATCAACGAGTTCCCGTTGTGGAGCTTCTTGTTCGCGGATCTGCACGCCCACGTGCTGGTCATGCCGATCTCGTTGACGTTCCTGTGTCTCACCGTGTTGTGGGTGCGCACGCACGTGCTGCAGTCGCGCCAGCAGCGCCCCCGAGGCACGACTCTGGCGCTCCTGGTTCTGCTGTGCCTGACGTTGGGCGCCATCATGGTGACCAACACCTGGAGCACTCCCACTTACATTCTGTTCTTCGTCTTTTTGCTGGGCACACTCTGGCTCACCGAAGCGGAGCACGGAGGGTGGCTGGGCTTTCTGTTCGGCGGCATCGCCCGGGTTGGTATTCCGAGCGCCCTGCTCGTGGTTGGCGCCTATGTGCTTTTCCATCCGTACTGGAGCCACTTCGTGCGGGCAGAAGGCGCATGGTTGGGCTGGGAGCGTCTCGGGCCTGACAAGCTGGTCCAGGGTTATGACTTTCTGACCGTGTTCGGTCTGTTTCTGTTCGTCCTAGTGCCCTTCGTGCTGGCGCTCTGGACGCGCAGCATCCGGCGGGGAGAGGAACCGCTCGGTGTTGGCCGGTCGTTGTTACTCATCGCCACGATCGCGCTGATACTAGTCAGCCTGGCGATCTCCACGCGGGTGTTCTCCGCCATTCTGTTTCTGCTGACCTTACGTCCCCTGCTGGCGTTCAACACGGAACGCCGCTGGCGCATTCCGTTGACCATGGCGGCATTTGCCTTCGCCATCACCGCGGGCTGCGATCTCGTGTACGTGTGGGATCGCATGAACACCATCTTCAAGTTCTATCTGGAAGGATGGTTCTTGCTGGCCATTGCCGCTGCGGTCGCCGCCGGCGCACTCTGGAACGGCGCCGTGCGGCTGCCGTGGTTTCGGCCTATCTGGAAGGTCGCGCTCTCGCTGCTCATCGCCGTGGCGCTGTTCACTGCCGCAACTGACACACTCGGGGTGATCCGCACCAACCGCATGCCGACCCCAAAACCGACGCTTGACGGCATGGCGTATCTCCGGGAGAAGGCCCCGTTCGAGTTGGCCGCGTTCGAGTGGTTGAACCGGCATATTCAAGGCATCCCGGTGATCTTGGAAGCGCACGGTGATTCGTACCAGGAATTCACCCGCGTCTCCATGAACACGGGCCTGCCGACGGTGCTGGGCTGGGAGTATCACGTCTTCCAGCGCGGCCACCCGCAGGCCGAAATCACTCGCCGCAAGAGCGACATCGAGTCGGTGTACACCAGCAACAGCAAGGACAAGGTGGCGGCGTTGCTGCAACGCTATCACGTCGCCATGGTGTTCGTCGGAGCCCTGGAGCGTCGGGTGTACGCCGGTGGCAACCTCGAGCGCTTCACGCAATGGAGCGACTTGCTGACCCCGGTGTACCGCAATCCCGGAGTCACGATCTTCGCGGTGAACGGCCGCTTTACGGGAACTATCCCGGTGACCACGATCGAGGACATTGCGCAGCCGGCGCCCGAGGAAGGAGCACCGCAGGACGCCCCCGGCAAGCTGCATCAGCCGCGCGGCGTGGCCGCGACGCCGGAGGGCGATATCGTGGTGTGCGACTTCGGCAACAATCGTATCCAGGAGTTTGCCCGCGACTTGAGTTTCGTACGCGAATGGGGAACCCCAGGCCAGTTGCCAGGGCAGTTCAAGGAACCCTGCGGCATCGCTGTCAGTCCGAACGGTGAGGTCTTTGTTGCCGACACCTGGAATCATCGCGTGCAGGTGTTCTCCAAGGCAGGGGAGTACGTCCGCGAATGGGCAACCAGCTTCTATGGTCCACGCGGTGTGGCAGTGGACTCCACCGGGGCGGTGTTCGTGGCTGACACCGGCAACAATCGCATCGTGCGCTTCGCTGCCGATGGACAGAAGGAGATGGAGTGGGGAGGAAAGGGATCGGAGCCGGGCCGCTTTCTCGAGCCGGTGGGGCTGACCGCCGATGCGGCCGGCACGGTCTACGTCTGCGACAACGGCAACGGCCGGCTACAGTTGTTCGGTCGCGACGGGCGTTTCGTCGGTGCCTTCCCGGTGGCCGGGTGGGAGAGCAAGGTGTATTCGGAACCCAACGTGGCTGTCGACCCGTCCGGCACGATCTGGGTGACCGTGCCGGGAGCCAAAGAGGTGCGCAACTATGACCGGACCGGCAAGTTGTTGCGCACCATCACCGCTCAGAACACTCCCGGCGTGAGCTTCGGCATCCCCATGGGAATCACTTACCACGCCGCCGGCCATGCAATGATCATCAGCGATCTCGATCACCGCCTGGTGCGCATCCCGCTGGCGCCACAGTGAGCTGACCCGGCACCCATGCACGCAACCGAGGCCACCCAGGCTCCAAGGATGCAAACGACTCATGCGCCGCTGACGTCGTCCACGCCAGTCAGGTGGCGAGGGCTGCGGATACTGCTGCTCGTGGCCGCGCTGGCGAGCGCCGCCGCAGGCCAGTATTGGCTCAGCATCCGGCACGTCGCGCTCTGGTCAGCGCCAGCATGGATGGCCGCGCTGGTCTGCTTCATCCTTCTGTACATCCTCGGACGCGATGCTCGTGAACTCCCTTCTCCGAACGACGGTGCGGGCTCACGGTATGCGCAGTGGGGTTGGCTAGCGCTGGTGCTGGCTGTCGGCGTCTTCTTCACCGTCTTTCGCCTCAATCAGTTCCCGCCGGGGTTGAATCACGACGCCGCCTACGAGGGCTTGTACGCCATCCGTATTCTCAACGGACTGCCCTATACGCCGTACACTCCAGAGGCCTGGGGTCGAGAAACGTTCACCTTCTATCTCCGGGCACTCAGCGTGCTGCTCCTCGGCCCGACGCGGCTGGCGGTCACGCTGCCGTCGACGGTGGCCGGCATCTTCATTCTGCCCTTCTTCTTCGTCTGGGCACGCAAGATGTTCGGCGCACGCTTCGGCCTGATGGCGACGCTCCTCCTCGGCGTCTCGGGTTGGCACCTGGTCTTCAGCCGCACCGGCTGGCGTTCCGATTTCCAGCCGCTGTTCATGACCATCACCTGTTGTTTTTTCATACGCGGCATGGACACCGGTCGTGCGCTGGATTTCGCCCTCAGTGGAATCGGCTTGGCCGCGGCCTTGAACACCTACAACGGCGCGCGTCTCTTCCCGCTGCTTTTCCCGCTCTGGCTCGTTGCCGTCCTGCTGCAGTCCTGGCACTGGCGCGGATTCCTCCGCCAGTACTGGCACGGTCTGCTGTCCATGGCGGTGGCCTTCGGCATCGCCGTGGCGCCGTTGGCCTGGTACGCGGTACATAATTGGGAGGTCTTCCAGGGCCGGGCGCACGCGTTGGCGGGCGCCAGCACGCTGGTTGGAGCCCTCAAGGTTACGGCGCTGCTGTTCAACTACCGGGGAAATGGCGATGACTTTTTCATCGATACGCCGGCGCTTGAATACCCCGCCGCGATATTCCTGGCCTTTGGCATCTTGTGGGGCCTCGCCCGGATCCGCGACGAGCGCGTGCAGTTTGTCTTGCTGGGACTGGTGATCAACGCTGCCCCCGGCCTGGTGAGCAAGCCGAATATGAACCGGGACATCGGCACGATGCCGTTCGTCTACTTCTTCGCCGCCTTGGGAGCCATGTTCTTCGCCACGCAGATCAGGCGGCTCATCCCTCGCGTGGGCCATGTGCTGGCCTTGGCGTTCCTGGTGGTCGCCGGCGCTTCGGCACTGCAAGCGACGTTTGCACAGTACCTGGGTCAGCACCGGCGGGCCGTATGGGGCTACTACCCCGAGACCACCGTGCTCGGAAACTACATCAAGACACTGGTACCGCAGTACAACATCTGGGTCGGTGGCGCGAATTTTCCGCGCGACGCCTTGACCTATCTCTCGTACACCGGCCAAGTCGACCCGATGCAGCGCAACTACACCTGGCTGGATGATGTCACCGTGCTGTTGCAGATGAGCCCGGGGCTCGCGGCCAGCAAGGGACTGGCGTTCGTCTTGGCGACCAACGAGGAACCGAGCAGAACGGTCCTGCGCCAATTGGAGCAGCGCTATCCGCAGCACCAGGTAGTCGACGTACGTTACCCGGAAGAGAACGGCCCGGTCTTCGCCAGGGCGCTACTGGTAAGTCCCGAGACTGCGACCGAAACGCCGGCACCAGCGACCGCCCCAAAACCCGCAGAGCCGCCGACTCCCATCGGACAAGTACATCAGCCGCGCGGGGTAGCGGCGACCGGCAATGGCCATGTCTTCGTGTGCGACTTCGGCAACAACCGCATTCAGGAGTTCGGACGTGATCTGAACCCTGTGCGGCAATGGGGCGGCAGCGGCCAGACGCCCGGACGGTTCAACCAACCCTGTGGCGTGGCGGTGGATCCCGCTGGACAAGTCTTCGTCGCCGACACATGGAACCACCGTGTCCAGGTCTTCTCCGCGGAAGGCAATTTCGTGCGCGCGATGGCGGCGGATTTCTACGGACCGCGCGGCATCGCGGCGGACGCGAACGGCAGCGTATTCGTCGCCGACACGGGAAACAACCGGATCGTGCGCTTGTCGGCGACCGGCCAGAAGGAGAAGGAGTGGGGCGGTAAGGGCTCAGAGCCGGGACGGTTCCTGGAGCCGGTGGGCCTGGCGGTGGACGGCACTGGGCAGGTGTACGTGTGCGACAACGGCAATGGGCGGCTGCAGACTTTTACCCGCGACGGGGAATTGCTGAGTCAGTTCCCGGTGCCGGGATGGCAAAGCGGGGTGTATTCCGAACCCTACGTGACTCTCGATCCGCGCGGCAACATTTGGGTCACGGTGCCGAGCGCAAAAGAGGTCCGCAGCTATGACCGCGCTGGGAAGTTGTTGCGTACCATCACGGGACAGGGCACCGGTGGCGTGACCTTCGACACGCCGATAGGCATCGCGTACAGCACCGCCGCGCGCGAGTTGATCGTCGCCGACCTCGCCGACCGCGTGGTGCGCATCCCGGACAGCCGGTGAGCCGGAGGCGGACAGTGCGCCTCGAATCCTACTGCGACACCTCACTGTCGTAGGACAGCACGACGAGCACCTGACCTGCTTCGACCATATCGCCCGCCGAGACGCGTAACTCGCTGACCGTACCGGTGGCCTCGGCCACCAGGCGGTTCTCCATCTTCATCGCTTCCAGGATCAGCAAACCGTCGCCGGCCACAATGTGCTGGCCCGGTTGCACCAGGGCTTCGAGCACTCGGCCCGGCATCGGGGCGGTGATTTCGGGAGACGCGACCGTCGCGACCCGGTGCGCCGACGCGCCACTCTCGGACACGAACTGATAGACCTCACCATCGACGGCGACCAACCGGTCCCGGCCGTTGCGCACCAAGTCGACGCGGTATTGCCGCCCGTCGACGACGACAAAGAGCGTCGCATCATCCAGGTAGTGCGCTTCGACCACGTGCTCGGCACCATCCAGACCGACGCGATAGGCACCACCGTCGGACTGGACGTCGACAGCGACATGGTGCTGCTTATGACGGAGCGAGATCCGCATGGAGCCTCTTTGCTACCCCTGCCCCACACGCCAACTGCCAAGGGTCGTCCATGGCGAACAGGCCGCTGAAGCTCCCGGCTGCGCCTGTGTGGATGGCCGGCTCCGGAGCAAATCGATGGCGGCGGCAATGGCGGCAATCGTCCGATGAAGCTCCCGGCCAGTCCACGAGGGGAAATGGTCGGCGATGAAATGGGTGTGCGTCTCGCCGCGAACGAACGCGGGGTGTTCCAGAACTTCGAGCAGGAAGGGAATATCGGTGGTGCAGCCGAGGATGACGTAATCCTTCAGCGCCACGAGCATCCGCCGCCGTGCCGCGTCGCGATTCTCTGCCCAGACTGACACTTTGGCGAGCAACGGGTCGTAATACATGGGCACCGCGTACCCTGCCCTGATTCCCGAATCGACGCGAATGCCCGGCCCACTCGGCTCACGCAGGTGTGCGATCGTCCCCGGGCTGGGGAGGAACTGTTGCGACGGGTCCTCGGCGCAAATCCGGCATTCGATGGCGTGTCCGCGGCTGCCAACGTCGTGCTGCCGCAACCACAGCGGTTCGCCGGCGGCGAGCCGGAGTTGCGCCTGCACGATGTCGATACCGGTGACCCACTCGGTGATGGGATGCTCGACCTGCAAGCGGGTGTTCATTTCGAGAAAATAGAAGCGCCCATCCGCATCGAGCAGGAACTCGACCGTCCCGGCGTTCCGATAGCCGGAGCAACGGGCGACCGCGACGGCGGCTTCGGTCATTTGCTGTCGGAGTGCGGGGTCAACGGCGGGCGAGGGAGTTTCTTCAATGATCTTCTGGTGGCGGCGTTGAACCGAGCACTCGCGCTCCCCGAGATGGACGACGGTGCCTGAATTGTCGGCCAGAATCTGGATCTCCACATGTCGTGGCCGTTCGAGGTAGCGCTCGAGAAACAGCCGGCCATCCCCAAACGCTCCAAGCGCCTCGCGCCCGGCAGCACTGAAGGCTGGCAGCAACTCGGTTTCATCGCGAACGATGCGCATGCCTTTGCCACCGCCGCCCGCTGCGGCCTTGATGATCAACGGGTAGCCGAGACGGCGGGCTGCTGCCACCAGCTGGGCGCTGCGCTGCGGCGGATTCTCCTCTGCCGGCACAACCGGGACACCGGCGCGCGCGACAGTCCGGCGCGCCAGGGTCTTGTCACCCATCATGGCGATCGACTCCGGGCTCGGACCGATGAACACCATACCGGCCTCTTCGACCGCTCGAGCGAAGGACGCGTTCTCCGCCAGAAAGCCGTAGCCCGGATGCACCGCATCCGCACCCGTCGTGCGGGCGGCCTCGATGATGCGTGGAATATTCAGATAGCTCTCGGCACTGGGTGGTGCGCCGACGCAGACCGCCGTATCCGCGTGCTCGACATGCGGCGCCTGCGCATCCGCCGCCGAATAGATGGCAACGGTTTCGATCCCGGTCTCGCGGCAGGCACGCATCACGCGGATGGCGATCTCGCCGCGGTTGGCAATGAGGACTCTGTGGAACATGCTTGAAATAAGCTCTCAGCCCTCAGCTGTCAGCCCTTCCATATCTCTCGCCGCATTCCCTTGCTGATAGCTGACTGCTGACCGCTTCTCCTCACATCCGGAACACGCCCGGTCGCGTATCGGGGATCGGGCCGTGGGCGGCAGCCGCAAGGGCGAGGCCGAGGACGTGCCGGGTGTCGATGGGGTCAAGCACGCCGTCATCCCAGAGCCGCCCGGTCGAATAGTAGGGACTGCCTTCTCGTTCGTACTTCGCGAGGATGGGCGCCATGAACGCTTCTTGCTCCGCCGGCGTCAGTGTCTGCTGCCTGCTGGCGAGCTGCTGCAGCTTGACGGTAAGCAGCGTGCTGGCGGCCTGTTCGCCTCCCATCACCGATATGCGGCCGCCGGGCCACATACACAGCAGGCGCGGGCTGTAGGCACGGCCGCACATCCCGTAATTGCCCGCACCATTCGAGGCCCCGATGATCACCGTAAACTTCGGCACGGCCACCGTGCTGACCGCGTGCACCATTTTCGCGCCATCCTTGGCGATGCCACCTTGCTCGTACTTCTTTCCAACCATGAAACCGGTGATGTTCTGCAGAAAGATCAGGGGGATTTTCCGTTGCCCGCACAGCTCGATGAAGTGCGTCCCTTTGAGCGAGGACTCGGAGAACAGCGCACCGTTGTTCGCGACGAGGCCAACCAGATAGCCGTGGATACGGGCAAAGCCGGTGACCAGCGTGGTGCCGTAGAGCGGCTTGAACTCATGCAGTCGGCTGCCGTCCACCAGGCGCGCGATGATTTCGCGGACGTCGTACTGCCTTCTCGCATCGCATGGGAGGATGCCGTAGATCTCGCGCGCTTCGTACGCAGGCTCCTCCGGTGTCTGCTGATCCAGCACCGAGGGTGGCGCCGGACCCAGATTCTCAAAGATTGAGCGCGTAATTTCGATGGCGTGTTGGTCATTGGCGGCGAGATAATCGGAGACCCCGGAGATGCGCGTGTGCACATCACCGCCGCCGAGCTCCTCCGCCGACACCTCTTCGCCGGTGGCGGCCTTCACCAGCGGCGGTCCTCCCAGAAAAATCGTACCGACACCGCGCACGATCACGTTTTCGTCGCACATGGCGGGCACATACGCCCCGCCAGCCGTGCATGAGCCCATGACGACCGCGATCTGCGCCATGCCGGCAGCGGAGAGGCGCGCTTGATTGAAAAAGATCCGCCCGAAATGCTCGCGGTCGGGGAAGATCTCCGCCTGCAGGGGCAGGAATGCACCGCCCGAGTCCACCAGGTACACACACGGCAGGCGGTTCTCCAACGCGATCTCTTGGGCGCGGAGGTGCTTCTTCACCGTCATCGGGAAGTAGGTACCGCCCTTGACCGTCGCATCGTTCGCCACAATCACCGTCTGCCGGCCACTGACGGTGCCGATACCCGTGACGATACCGGCCCCAGGAGCTTCGTTGTCGTACAGGCCGTACGCCGCCAGCGGCGACAGCTCCAGAAACGGCGTGTCCGGGTCGATCAGCGCGTCGATACGTTCGCGGGCGAGCAGTTTCCCGCGCTCTTTGTGGCGTCGCCGCAACTCTTCCGGTCCGCCGGCCCGCACCTCGAGCAGCCGCGCACGCAACTCCGCAGCCAGCGACTCGTTGTAGCGGCGGTTCTCTTCGAACCCCGGGTCAGTGAGGCGAACCTTAGTTTCAATCCGGCGCATTGGAGAACAGATACCAGATCGAGGACAGGGTCGGCCAGCGGCCCGAAGGCCATCTTCGCCGCACCCATCCATGGCGAGTTTCCGGCCCGTGTTTCCGGCCCGTTGCCACCAGGGCGAACTCGTGATAGCAAAATCCAGTTTTTGCCTGCAAGGTCAATGGGGAAACACGTTCTGGACGGACAGCGCAACCGGGATATCGCCGGTGTGGTGAATCGCCTCCACCACCGGCTGGACTTTCGTTTTCCGCCGTTTCGCTTCGAAGATTTCCTTCGCGCGTTTGAGACCTACAAGATTTTCGAGGTCGACATGCCGCTGGGCCTCGATGGGCGAATCTTCTTGACCCCGGATGGCGAACAGAAGACCATCTACCTGCGCAAGGACAATCCACGCACCCGGCTGCGATTCACGTTGGCGCACGAGATCATGCACGCGGAACTGCATTCCCGCAGCGGCAACTTGCAAAACCTTACGGCCTGCCGGACCTCGGAGCACCACCGCGACGGGCGGCGTAACGTCTTAGAGCGCGAGGCTGATCTGGGTGCTGCAACCTTACTGATGCCGCTGTCGATGATCGATCGCCACCTACCCTATCGCATCAGGCGGGAGTATCGTGATTCCGTGGTCAAAGACATGGCACGTCTGTTTCGAGTCAGCGAAACCGCGAGGCGCATCCAACTGAAGAACTACGTCGCATACCCCGGGGAAATTGTCGCGCCTTAAGCATCTGAACCCTGACCCGCTGCCGGAGGCGAGGGGACCCAACAGGGTACGTTGCCGAACTTATGAACCGGTGCACTGAGCCCTCAGCCGGATCCCGCATGGGCATTCGATGAAGGTTTTGTATTTCGACGCCTTCGCGGGCATCAGCGGCGACATGACCGTTGGCGCGTTGCTGGCGCTGGGGCTCCCGCTCGAGCGACTCAAGAGTGAGTTGGCGCAATTCCCCCTCAGTGGCTACTCCATCGCCGCCACGCCGGCGCGTGTTCACGGCATCTCGGCAACCAGGTTTGAAGTCGAGGTCTCGCCCAGCGGGCATCCCAACCGAGCCTTCCGTGACATTCGGCAGATGCTCGAACGCAGTGGGCTGCAGCCGGCGGTGAAGCGTGGCGCGCAGGCGATCTTCACCAAGCTGGCAGAAGCGGAGGGACGGGTGCACGGTGTCGAGCCCGATGCAGTCGAGTTCCACGAAATCGGTGCGATCGACTCGATTGTCGACATCGTCGGAACGGCGATCGGCATGACGTGGCTCGGCAGCGAACGGGTGTACGTCTCCCGGCTCCCCCTCGGCTCCGGCGTGGTGCCATCGCAGCACGGCTCACTGCCTGTGCCCGCCCCGGCAACGGTGGAACTGCTGCGCGGCTTCGTAACGCAACCCAGCGATGGCGACAGCGAACTGGTCACCCCTACTGGCGCCGCCATCATCGCAAGTCTGGCGCTCCCGGAGCCGGCCCCCGAGCTCCGTATTCAGGCCAGCGGATATGGAGCCGGGAAGCGCAGTTTGCGCGACAGGCCAAACCTCTTACGCGCCATCGTGGGCGAGAGCGTCGCGCCCACCGGGCGAGATGACGTCATCGTCATTGAAACCAATATCGACGACTACAATCCCGAATTCTACGAACACGTCATGGATCGGCTCTTCGAGGCCGGGGCGCGAGACGTCTATCTCACGCCAGTGCACATGAAAAAGAACCGGCCGGGCGTCCTGCTGACCGTCCTTTGCACCGAAGGCGAACGCGAACGGCTCTCGAGCATCGTGTTGAACGAAACGTCCACCATCGGTCTGCGCTATTATCCGGCCCGACGACTCGTCCTGTCCCGAGACACCTGGGAAGTCAGTACTCCATACGGAACGGTACGGGTGAAAATTGCCCTGAGCCCAGACGGTCACGAGAACATGGCGCCGGAGTACGAAGATTGCAGACGGCTGGCGCGGGAGAAGACCGTTCCCATCAGGCTGGTCTATCAGGCTGCGCTGGCCGCCGCACAAGGCTCAGCACGGAACAAGTAGACCGTCGATCCGCAGGCGCTCCGAAAACACCTGCGCCAGCCGCTGCCGAGTCTCCGCTGTGGCACTGATCTCCCCCAGGTGCGGCACGACGCCGAGGGCAGGACCAAGCAGCCGGCTCAAGGTATCCACGTTCGATCGAGCCGCTTCATCGCTCTCAGCGCTGAGGAAATTCACCACGTAGCCCAGGACGCGCAGGCCGATGGCTTCGGCGTAACGCACGGTCAACAAGGCATGATTGATCGCACCCAGCCGTGACCCAACCACCACCAGGACCGGAACGTCAAGACGCTTGGCCAAGTCAGCGAAAGTCAGAGTGGGCGTCAGCGGCACGAGTAACCCTCCCGCACCCTCGATCAATGTAACATCGTGCGCCGACGCAATGGTCTTGTAACACCACAGCAGACGGTCCAGATCGATGATCACGGCTTCACGCTCAGCAGCAACCAACGGGGCCAGCGGCTCACGCAAGCGGTAGGGGCAAATCGTTTTCAGTTCGGAGTGGCAGCCTGAAAAGAATTGCAGACGACCGGCATCGGACGTAAGAGGCCGATCATTGAAGTCGGGAGGGCAGCCGGTTTCCGCCGGCTTGTACACCCCTACCGTCCATCCCCTCCAGCTCAAAGCCGCTGCGATACCGCTGGACACCGTGGTCTTACCGACCCCAGTGTCGGTACCGGTTACAAAGATACCCTTAAACTGCAAACTACGACCTGCCTCTCAGCAGGTCTCATGTAGCAAAACCAAGGCGGGAAAAAAGCAACATCGACCACTGCCCTAGCTCACCACCACCGCCCACAAGGTCCACGCAACGACACCCCACAGAGCCAAGCTGATAAGTGTTCCGGTAACAAACCCGAAGAATGGAATGTCACGCGTATCCTCGGGCGCCAGATCGTCAACTCGCCATGCCGCTCGGCTGTAAACCAGTTCCATAACTACCCTCCCGGTATTTCCGTAAAGCAATGGCTGTGCCACCAGCGGTATTCGCTAACATAGGGCGCCGCCGAGCGAAATATCTTCTAATCAGAAGGCGAATACTGCAAGGAATTTCCTAATTTTGCCGGAAGAATATGGTTCATGGCGCTTCTGTAACCTGGATGATCGAATCACGGACTACATCGCTGAGGAAATCCACCTGGTCTTCGGTGATGCAAAGCGGCGGCATCAACACAATTACGTTGCCGAGCGGCCGCAGAATGATGCCCCGTTTTCGAGCTTCCATGATGGTGCGCACGCCGACACGATCTGATGCCGCAAACGGATGTCGATTGTCACAATTTCGTACCAATTCGATACCAACCATTAGTCCTAGCTGTCGTATATCACCGACATGGCGTAACGGCAGGAAGTCACTCTCAAGTTTGCTGCGCAGTTGCTGGCTGCGCCGAATCACATTCTCGAGCACCCCTTCGTTCTCAAAAACCTGCAAACTAGCGAGTGCCACCGCGCAAGCAAGTGCATTACCGGTGTAAGTATGGCCGTGAAAGAAGGCCTTGAACTCTTCGTATGGCGCGAGGAAGGTCTGGAAGATCTCTTCCGTAGCGAAGGTCGCGGCCAGGGGAAGATACCCGCCAGTGATGCCCTTGCCGACACACATGAGATCCGGTTCGACCTGTTCGTGTTCAACAGCGAACATCTTCCCCGTCCGGCCAAACCCGGTGGCGACCTCGTCGCAGATCAGCAAGACACCATGCTGGCGGGTCAGCTGGCGCAGCCCCCGTACGTAGCCAGCGGGCTGCGACCACATGCCGGCGGCACCCTGCATCAGCGGCTCGATGACAAGGGCGGCAATTTCGTCGCCTTTGCTTCCCAAGAGCGCCGCAGCCTCCGCCAGTGCGCTTTGCAGCGCATCCTCTTCATTCATCCCACGCTGCCAGCGGTAGACGTGGGGTGGATTCAGCCGATGGCAGGGGAAGAGCGCGGACTTGAAAAAGCGGTGGAAGGTCTCCGAGTACCCCACGCTGACGGCGCCGAGTGTATCGCCGTGGTATGACTCGGTCAGGGCCGCAAAGCGCGTCCGTTTCGTCTCTCCTCGGAGTTGCCAGTACTGCAGCGCCAACTTCAGCGCGATTTCCACCGCCGTCGCGCCAGCATCAGAAAAGAACACCCGAGTCAAACCGCGTGGGGCGATATCGGCTAATCGTTTGGCGAGGATGATCGACGGCACGCTCGCCAGTCCCAGCAATGTGGAGTGCGCGATTTGCTCCGCCTGCTCGCGCAGAGCCCTGTCCAGCTCGGGATGGCGATGCCCGTGCACGTTGCACCAGAGTGACGACACCCCATCCAGGTAGCGCGTGCCGGAGACGTCAATCAGGTACGCCCCTTCGCCGCTCGCAATGATCAGCGGTTCCTCGGCCAGCCACTCCTGCATCTGGGTAAACGGATGCCACAGATGGGCGTGGTCCCATCGCGCCAGCTCGGCGGGGTCGAAGCGGGTCACGATTCCTCCGAAAAGACCCGCCGAAAGGCCTCCAACGCAAAGGCCAGATCCTCCTGCGTGTGCGTGCTCATTGCCGTCACCCGGAGTCGCGCCGTGCCCGCAGGGACGGTGGGCGGCCGGATGCCTTGCACGAACACGCCTGCGGCGAGCAAACGATCTGAAACACGCATGGCACGATCCGCGTCACCGATCGGCACCGGCAGGATGTGAGTTGGCCGCGCGCCAACGCTCAGGCCGATCTGTTTGAATCCACGGTGGAGGTACGCGGCATTGTCTTCAAGCCGCTGCCTGCGCTCGGGATCGCTGGAGATGATGGTGAGTGCGGCTGCCGCCGCCGCCACCACCGGCGGGGGCAAGGCCGTAGTGTACACGAAGCTGCGAGCGGTATTGAGCAGCAGGTCGACCAGGGCACGGCTGCCGGCGACGAACGCGCCGAAGGTTCCCACCGCCTTACCCAGCGTACCCATCTGGATCGCAACGCGTTGCTGCAACCCCTCCGCCGCCACCACACCACAGCCCTGTGGCCCCACGACGCCGGTGGCGTGCGCCTCATCCACCATGACGAACGCACCATGACGCTCCGCCACCTCACAGATGGCGGACAATGGCGCCGTGTCACC is from Candidatus Binatia bacterium and encodes:
- a CDS encoding DUF2298 domain-containing protein — translated: MKFLRSLWSSPRLWVVVIVVCAAAVRLIHIEWDENHFFHPDERAVAFSVQRLSFRPLQMDPDFFAYGSLPIYLAKITSSALALVDPHAATYDGVIVNGRRVSAVIGALTVFLLIILGSRLYDRSVGLLSGVLLAACALHLQNSRFMTVDVTLTFVVLLALYLLVRVATEGRLTHFILAGITIGLATATKFSAMPLFLPLGIATLRRLWVERRFFPIAARCGLAVVAAVLAFALAEPYAVLRFGRFYHDILEQSHMVRNAGTFPYTTQYMGTPKYWYDLEQLIIWGMAPALGLAAVWGTATRVVAGFRERRIEEWVLLSWVVPFFLITGWFEVKFPRYLLPIYPLMILWAAEWLVRKYRSGTLFGRLTAPLVVVGTLAAASAFMSIYTRPFTEVTASQWAYRHIPSGSKILTQDWDEGFPMSLPLPGAQAERYRVVPFGYYEQPDSSSKVQRLSQELASADYIVFQTKRLYGAVTRAPERFPLTTNYFYELFAGDLGYTLEQEVAARPGLFGFEIPDELADESLTVYDHPKVLIFRNTERLAAPVIAEKILRGLPSRPLTRNDLLLARPSGGLPLETTGAAPPIQSSLLALVLFAALVEILSLAAYPVLRVWLTGVGILALSKTLGVLLFAYLSWLMISLGAADFTQGALSAMAFGLAAVGALMWRRTRVPLSRGEIISTEALFWGAFAYFLVVRMYNPEVYWGEKPMDFSFLNTLTRTTTLPPAEPWFAGSPLQYSYFGHYTVAALGKTLHLDPALTFNLGIALIGGLTAVAAFSVGAVVTGQWQTGLLAAFFVALIGNLAGPREWFARHAIGFDYFWATSRVIRDTINEFPLWSFLFADLHAHVLVMPISLTFLCLTVLWVRTHVLQSRQQRPRGTTLALLVLLCLTLGAIMVTNTWSTPTYILFFVFLLGTLWLTEAEHGGWLGFLFGGIARVGIPSALLVVGAYVLFHPYWSHFVRAEGAWLGWERLGPDKLVQGYDFLTVFGLFLFVLVPFVLALWTRSIRRGEEPLGVGRSLLLIATIALILVSLAISTRVFSAILFLLTLRPLLAFNTERRWRIPLTMAAFAFAITAGCDLVYVWDRMNTIFKFYLEGWFLLAIAAAVAAGALWNGAVRLPWFRPIWKVALSLLIAVALFTAATDTLGVIRTNRMPTPKPTLDGMAYLREKAPFELAAFEWLNRHIQGIPVILEAHGDSYQEFTRVSMNTGLPTVLGWEYHVFQRGHPQAEITRRKSDIESVYTSNSKDKVAALLQRYHVAMVFVGALERRVYAGGNLERFTQWSDLLTPVYRNPGVTIFAVNGRFTGTIPVTTIEDIAQPAPEEGAPQDAPGKLHQPRGVAATPEGDIVVCDFGNNRIQEFARDLSFVREWGTPGQLPGQFKEPCGIAVSPNGEVFVADTWNHRVQVFSKAGEYVREWATSFYGPRGVAVDSTGAVFVADTGNNRIVRFAADGQKEMEWGGKGSEPGRFLEPVGLTADAAGTVYVCDNGNGRLQLFGRDGRFVGAFPVAGWESKVYSEPNVAVDPSGTIWVTVPGAKEVRNYDRTGKLLRTITAQNTPGVSFGIPMGITYHAAGHAMIISDLDHRLVRIPLAPQ